The Flavobacterium sp. HJ-32-4 genome contains a region encoding:
- a CDS encoding ferritin-like domain-containing protein — MATTANNGTRGRVKAKSTAAAELRELFVDELKDILYAERALTKALPKMAKNASSANLVSALEGHLTVTEGQIARLEKVFELLGETARGKKCDAMEGLIKEGESILEESQPGPVRDAGIISAAQKIEHYEIASYGTLAAFARTLGEEEVAALLEETLAEEKEADVELTENAYNNINFEAAEEEQQ, encoded by the coding sequence ATGGCAACAACAGCAAACAATGGCACACGCGGTCGCGTGAAAGCAAAATCAACCGCCGCGGCGGAACTACGCGAATTATTCGTTGACGAACTGAAAGACATCCTTTATGCCGAGCGGGCCCTGACAAAGGCGCTTCCCAAAATGGCAAAGAATGCCAGTTCAGCGAACCTCGTCAGCGCACTCGAAGGGCATTTGACCGTCACCGAAGGCCAGATCGCCCGACTCGAAAAAGTATTTGAACTACTCGGCGAAACGGCACGCGGTAAGAAATGCGACGCAATGGAAGGGCTGATCAAAGAAGGAGAGAGCATCCTGGAAGAAAGCCAACCCGGACCTGTGCGCGACGCCGGCATCATCTCAGCCGCGCAGAAAATCGAACATTATGAAATCGCTTCGTATGGCACACTGGCCGCCTTTGCCCGCACCTTGGGTGAAGAGGAAGTAGCCGCCTTGTTGGAGGAAACGCTTGCCGAAGAAAAAGAGGCCGACGTGGAACTCACCGAGAACGCCTACAACAATATCAATTTCGAGGCCGCGGAGGAAGAGCAACAATAG